The DNA region agATTTTATTCTCAAcactatataaaattaaaaaaatattatacaactTATAACAAAATGATCTCGTTGAATTTTATGCATTAGAGAAGATGCAAAATGGCATGATATATGTCTTaggtaaaaagagataatgcGAGATctttcgtgtgtgtgtgttaattATGATTTGCTTTGCCACGCGATCAAAGATAACGCGAGGAAGTTGAAAAATACGAACGTTGAGAAAATCGCTCAGTGCAGTCGCTGAGGGAGTGAGCATATCGCCAAGaaataagtgaaaaaaaataaaagaaaaaaagaatgaaaagagttTCTGACGGAAATGGATATTTCAAGTTGGTCGAGAATAAGCATCATTCAATTGTTCTTCGAAgaagattaattaatgaacgatttttaaaattaatcgaaaattgACGATTTTGTATTTGTGTACAATTCAAcaacaaataatattctatgaacaattattttatagcaGATTTCTTTACTCAATTCCTGTGACTATCAATAGGAAATCTCTTCCTTCATTATTTCTAATCATCCATTCGCTAATAGTCCACATAGTTTCTAATCTTTCCCTCAATCGACTTACGATTAAAGTCACGTTTAATGCGTCTTTTATTACTAGAAAAACTAATGACCACAATTCGACTATATGCTTTCGTTAAGTTTTTCTAATCATATCTATATCATTAAGATCATTTTTACGAGATTTAGCGTAAAGgttaaaacataaaaagatCGTAAATTGATTGTGAATCCTACATTCGTGTCTACACGAGCATATTCTAATACTAATTATGTGAGTAACATTGACATTGCTGCACCATTTCCGGTCAGATAGTATTcaatgagaaaaatagaaaggagagagagaagatacgtaggcgtatcattaaaaatctttaaatcttttttagtaatatatattttatacttaaaacaaaaaacattttctatatCAACGAgtgataatgaataattatttattatcaaattgttAGGTAAGAAATTGCGATTATTTACAATGTTCGTAAGCaatcgttatatattatactttaattACACTTTTTACTGATAAACTCTTGATGTTACaatcaaaaatattctctcctctctcttttaaaaattatgattgaACTATATTCGCTAATGAACTATATTcgcataattaaaatcatgCATAAATTAATCCAAAGGACACTCTCGCCAATGGAACTTCCTTAAAAGTATATAGAACGAGGTCGTTGCGAATACCGAATATGTGAAAAGAAGGTATTCCCCGAGGACGTTCATTTTCTGCTCACTTTTTTctctaacatttttttatcttttttataaaataaaaaaaaaaaaagaacaggatATGATTCGTTTTAGTTCTGTCACTTAATCTGCataacttatttttatataattatatcttgtAATTGATCATATGATGCAAGAAGGAACCTAGTTAGTTTATCGCTCGAATTGCTCCAAGGTAAAAAAAGCGCAGGATTTTTCAAATCGTTCATTTCCTTGCTATCATTCCTAGCtatcattattctttattaattcattattccAATTGTAAATGAAAATGGTTAATATTGCAATCACATTAACTCATCGTATACGTAACAATAAAGATCGTGTCGTTGTCCGAATGATTCGTAATAATTTACCAAATGGAATGTTCATAATCGCGAGAATGGATTCCAGTATTCGTCCTTGACAAGTATCGACTAATCTTTGTATTTGCAAGGGAAATTCGTTGCGGCATGTAATTTCCATTAGCACAGAGACAAAGACGTTGCagacatctctctctctttctctctctctctctctctctgtctctctctttctcgatagcTCAAGGTTGTGTATACGTGTCAAAattccttcttattcttattcaatTTCCCTGTTAGATTCTAAAGTGAATATAAAACATTACAATTtgtctataaaaaataaaaccaaaGAGGTTGGtcaatttctaaaaaaaaaatctctgaaactatgtaaaaataattatttaaatattattcaataaatttgtatCTCGTGTTAATAATTATCGGATTACCACActgtatgtaatatttaatatgttgCACATAAAAGATCGACGTGCTAACGTCATCATATTCAAAACAATTCTTTATTACTTCCTTCGACTATTAACGGTCAACAATTTTAATCGTGAATCATgttggaaaaattattataattgccgaTAAAAGACCATGCTAAACACGTTATTCACTTGTACGTTGTACGCATTCTTCGATGTACTCGTTAAcgcattctctttttttttttttttatgtaaaagaaaaaaataattcagaaaaaaatttaccTTCTCGCTTGATCCAACGTTCGCGTATTTTTATCCTGAAATAAGATGTTGACGGTTGTACGATATATAcgtaatgataagaaaaaagacattggcttcgtatattttattccCGACATCTCGAGCTCTACTATCATGGTGATCCGTTGCAACGCCAATCATTGCCTTATCCGGTCGATCGTTTGCCCTGCTTACTAGCTCGTTGTATgccgatataatatataatatattacgttacttaaaaaaattaataacctgtaacataattaaaacattatgaaattcaatttttataaataataaattaagcgAACTagactttttattaaaaatcaattgaatttaatatgtACCAAGTGCAACGATGCGAGTACGTATACAAGCACGCATGCGATTATTCTTCATTGATGTGATTCATCGATGAAGAATATCCGATGTTATTAATTCATTCTTAACATACGAATTAATAATACCGAATTGATCGCACTGGTATAGGCACGCGAACGGAATAAGAATTGAAAATTAACCCTGTCTAATCTATCAATTAGATCTCTTCGAGCTGATTCcaactttatattctatacGTTATATCGTCTTTACTTCGATGACTGATTTTTCTTTGTACATTTCATTCAATCGTTAACATGTACATCTATTCTTCATTCGATTGTTGTTAATCTTTTACAGATCACGAATACTATAGTTATTCTGGAATCATGTCAAACGCGAGATCATCAGTCGACTACAGTTTACCATATTTATCCTTTGCTCCTGAAGAAGAGCTGCTTGTCAGAGAACGCCGAATGACTAACGATAAAGACACGATAAACTCTGATAGGGAGCCCCAGGGTGAACAGGCTGGAGACAAGatacatcaacaacaacagcagcagcaacagcaacaacaatcaatacaacaacagcagcaaggATTGGAGCAAACTTCTATAAATCATCAGATAATTCAACAACCATCGACGCTTCAGCAAAATCTAAAGCACCAACAggaacaacagcagcagcagcagcagcagcagcagcaacaacagcaacaaaaGCCTGTAAATGCTACATCCAACTCACAATCAGATGATGTTTCTTATTCGACGATTAGTGGAGCATCAGAAAATCACGATGCAGCTTCCAGCACTAAACCAAGCGTTGAGGTTTCTACGCAAAAGTCTGAAGTAACGTCGAAGAGGAACTCCGTCTTTGTGTCTCAGCCGATGAAtccggtatatatatatatatgtatatatatatatatatatatacatatatgtatatatgcatctcGGAATCTTCCATATTACTttttcctataaaaaaaaataatattcttagtTTTGTGTTACATtagaattacatttattttattagtatcAATTACTAATCCTTACAAGTTTGTTAATCTTGAAAAATCGCTTTGGTAGATAACTGGAAGTGTTTCACAGCAACCGACAATGTCAGGTGATACTGCCGAGGAACAGGAACTAAATGAAAGTGCTTCCGGAGGTTACGTTACTGAAACAGTCAACAACCAAAGTAAAAAGAGCGAGGTTTCAGAGCCTACCACTGAGAAGGACAATGGCAATGAAAAGGAACAATCTGATACTGACATAGGCGGGATATCCATCACGAAGTTCTCCGACATGAATGCGTTCAATAAATCGCTCGCGCAGAACAACATAACAAAGACCGAAATGGATGCgcatcaatattataatagcaCGTTCATCGTCAATGAGTCAGTTGCAAAGGGTTATTGGGTTGACATGGACAATCATCCTGATCTTCGTGTTAATCATTTGCTCAGCAAAAGTCACCGACGTGCGACAGTAAGAAAATTGTCATTCTTATTTCTAGAACGTAACAATTGatgttaacaaataatatttatatggaacttattaattttgtttagaCCGTCAAATTGAAATTCGACTTTCCATTTTACGGTCACAAGGTCCGTAATATTACCATCGCAACGGGTGGATTTTTATATACGGGAGAGTACGTACATAGTTGGCTAGCCGCCACTCAATACATTGCACCACTTATGGCCAATTTCGACACGAGACTTTCCAACGAGAGTTTTGTTAAGTATGCCGATAATGGTGAGTGTGATtcaatcatcgataataataaaatattttcatctttttatattgatcttccctatcatttttatatatttattgaacatttttcatatttctaggTACGTCATTTACGGTCGAATGGGAAAAGGTTCATCTACAGGAGAAGCACGCCGACAGTTCATTCACTTTCCAGGTAACTCTGCATCAGAACGGTGACATCGTCTTCGTGTATTCCGTTATTCCTTTCATAATAGAACAAATAGAAGACACTACACATCCTGTCAAAGTTGGGCTCAGTGATGCCTACATCATGGACAGGACGGTGTTCTGTAAGtcctatttttgttcttttcttttctcgaaaaCAAAAGctttcgttccttcgtcgGCTGCTCTAGACATGTCGCAGACACTAACTCGAGCGAATAATCTCAATCTCCACCTGGTGTCGTTTAATTTTAACTTAACGCATAAAGACTGGCCGCTCGCCAGTTCTAAAAACGTCCTACGAGATTATTGGAACCTGGCCCGTCCTCTTTTCTCGTTCCTTTTGTTattcttccttattttctcCGTTCAGAAACTCTACAAAGCAAATAGAACATTTTTTAAACCTATGATCGTAAGccgaatttgaaatataaattattatttattgtttcttttcacagttgttcgtcgaaaaacaatcTACGAGTATCATCGCGTCAATTTCAACAGACAAGACATCAAAAATTGGACTGTCATTTATTTGCGTGCATTACCTACTTGCTTGGAAATGGATAATTGCACGGATTGCTTAACAAAGTTAACAGAGTTTGATTGCAAATGGTGTTCCGAATTGAATCAGTGTAGTACTGGTACATTTAGATCACGACAGGATTGGCTGTTGAAAGGTTGTGACATCAGACATATTAAGGAGGTGGACATATGTCCGCCATCTACGACAATTTACAAGGAACAGGAAGAAGGACACGATCACAATGGACACGTTCATACGGAAGAGGATGCACTCTTGAGTAAATCCGtagtgaagaagaaaagtccTGGAAGCAGTCCTCTGGAACATCGTGAGTTTAGAAACGATTAGATCTTATTAATTGAGAATAGaaatgatttctctctctctctctctctctctctctctctccctttagtCATTTAGACGATCTTCTTAATAATCGAATGAAGAAGATTTATATAACGAGAATGTCTTTTTCAGCTCGAGAGAATATGAATATGAGCGTGTCAGGTATAATCGGGATCCTCCTTGTCGTCACTTTAATTGCCGGTTTAGGAGGATGGGTTGCATACGCGTATCGTAATCCTCACAGTGCATCTGGACAGATGTTAATCAGGGTATGTACTCTAGATGATGCTTTTGACAAAGATCATCTATTGATTGACGATCATTTGAAATCTAGTCTAATATCCTACCGTATTTAAATCGACCGTCATTTATAATTACGAAGAGTGGGATAATAGTTATTgcattggtttttttttaatcgtgaCGCGTCCAACAAGCGCGCggaaaaagaatatgatcAAAGTTAACCCATGCACCTTTTTATCTCCTTCAGTATCGTCCAAGTCAGTGGAGCTGGCGAAGAGGCGAAGCACGTTACACTGCTGCAACGATCCATATGTGATCGCACGTGGGCGAGATATGAGAAAGTCAACAAGAGTCGAGGAATACAGAAACTTCCTACTACATGTATACAGTAAACACGAGCCACGGCGAAACACAAGCTAAACGTTTACGTAACACAAGCTAGACGTTTGCTCAGACGATGACAAACGTGTCCTTTTTGCGAAATTTACAATAAGTTACATAGATTTTATCCATCGGCTAGTACATTCAAATAGGTTTTATCGTATCACTCGTAAACGAACGATGTAGTCTTGAGGAAGAACAACACTGAAGGTCTTATCGTTCCTACAAGAGAGATCATCAATGAATGAAAACTATGAATTACTTATAAACGAACCAAGGTCAATGAATTCACGAAGGTTGAGTGAGACGCTCGCATTTGTTGAACTAACGAACGACGATCCGGAGGACGATACGCATTTTGTTTATTACATTGGCAAGTTCTAAACAATGCCTTTCGAGACATCTTCTCTACGGTCAAAATGAACTACAATGTAagctgaatatatatatatatatatatatatatatatatgtatgtatatattataatagtcaAACGTCTTGCGAATTACATCGTCGCGTACATTATAAAACCTAtgcgtttttattatcgcgtAGGATCTTTAACGAAAGCGTTTGATATATACTTGTTAATCGTTACGGTCAAATGTAAGAATCGAAGGGGACGGGTAACTTAGCCTGAGTGTCCAGCGTTTATGTGATTTTAGCAGCATGTGGTAtatcttgttattgtttaagaattcgttttttttttttttttctttttatcgttagatcaattataataatattgtttttaagtATGTAATTTTCTTAGTCGAAGAAAAGTCAAATCGAAGATCACTCTCAAACGAACAGTTTTTTCATGTAGTAGTAATGTTGAAACTACAGTCTTATTGATTGAGAGCCAATGCAAAGAAGTAAATCAACCTAATCGTTTACTTTCGAATCCGTATTTTCTGCATGGCATTCACCTTGGTACATTCCAAAATCATTGAAGAATACGATAAAGACAAGATGCAACAGAGCTTATTCTTTGATCGTagtttcttcatttctctaGAATATACATACTTGATATACGCACATAGagtatatgcgtatgtatatataagagtaTATTTTCGAAGAAGTTTTATATAAACGAGAGCACCTTCACTTTCAAATGATCatgaaaataggaaaataacaagaaaagaaaaaaaaaaagaaagaaaaagaagataataaaaaataaaataaaaaaataaaaaaaaaaaaaaagaaaggcaaaatttatatctatatctgataatattattaggtcacgtttgtatatatatatatgatagttTTTTAAagcaatatataatttttatctaattttaaGCGAATTCACTGTCGAAAGGTgccttttatcgatttttctgACCAATTTATCGTCGAGGATAATAAtctctataatattttcttaagtaTATTTGAAAGCAAGAACGCATTatgcattttaaatatatgaatgtTTATATTTGTAGAAAGGTATACCCAATgatcaatttaattatgaatatgGATATTCGTTCTGTTCGTGACTAAACCACGGTTTTTATGCGAATACCATCAATTAGTGATCTTTTAAATGGCGACATTTCATTgcaaaatgaaacgaaagttTTATCTCTCTCGATTGCATTACGAACTAACGTCTTGGATGTTAATCAAGCGCGcacgaagaaaaaagcaatttataaaagaatccTTATTAGTTTTCTTACATTATTGTACGATTTAACTCATAGtttgtgataataaatattataattattatgatatttaattttaccaGATATTCTGCCGCCTTTTCTCCATGAACTTCTTATTCATAGAATCGAAAATTCGGATAAACGTgcaataatacattattttatataagttaTTCGTAAAATGTGCcaagtattaaataaaaaataaaaaagtgaataataaattattcaccTACAACGGTTACGTTTAATTTGAGAAATATGTGAGCAACGTCGTGATTGGCTGGAAGAACGGTTCATCGAAAACGATTTGCGATTGGTTCGTACGATTCTACGGTAGCGCCACCagccgtataaataatttactaaATCAATATGGATTAATGTCTTCCTCAATAAACGATTAGTTtagaatttaatgaaaaatggcGTCTTTAACGAAAGCTGTACACATTTCAAAATTGGTGAACAATGTGACGAAACTTATTACAAACTTATCATTatccaataatattaatttagttTCTAACACTAGGTTTATTCGAAGGTTTGCATATAATCGTTTGAACGTATTCCAttcgtttaattatatctcccattataatatataggataaaatcttttccgactgttatatttttgtaataattgcATAGATTACCTATGCAACCATGTGCACTATTGCATGCTTCATCAACAAAATATGATTTAATGGAGTTCTTTGATGACACAATTAATTGGGGTAAAGATGAAGTAAAAGTTGGACGTTCATGGAAGATGGATGAATTAAGATTAAAAAGTAATGAAGATCTTCACAAGTTATggtaaatttattcttttgacTGTAAAACCTAGAGAAATAAGTTCTAAATGTAATTCAAGAAATTACAGGTTCGTGTTATTAAAGGAGCGTAATATGCTCTTAACCATGGAAGAAGcatgcaaaagaaaatataagatttttccaAATCCTGAACGAATAGATAAAGTTGAAATGAGTATGTCAAATTTAGAATCTGTAATtcgtgaaagaaataaagctTATCATTTACTTGAAACTGGAGAAACAGGAGAACGTCCAGggaaatttgtatataatgcGCTTGGTAGGTTATTTCAAAAGTTTCATTCATATCTTCGATCAGATCAAAATCAATTTTCcaatgttttcctttttctttttttcctaggTTACAAATCTTATTATCGTATGCGTGAATATCCTATACCACAATTTATGAACAGCAAATGGtataaaaaacatttctttgGATATCAGGGTTATGCAGTACGGAAATTTCTACGATTgtatagagaaaaattatgGAATATTAAACGGAAAGCAAGAAAGTACGTCTATTATATTTCCTCTATTATATGTGATATATCTGTTATACCAATATCTGTTATACTAATgttgttttttcattcatttagcCGCGATTTTCAGCATGCTTTAGTCTTGCTCAGAAGATTCCCAAATATGGATATTAATGCattcaaagagaaatatcCATCTGTAGATATAGAAAAAGCAAAACGGTGTAAAAAATCACAAGGACATTTTATATCTTAATGCAATAATCATTGTTTTATGAAAGTGTaacctataataatataattaattgtaaattataacaactttattgtatattaatagaagtaaGATTAAAAGTCCTAACATGTACTTGGTTGTATTAGTTCATGTTTTGTCCACATTTGTCGCTGATGTCACGTTTCGCTCCGAGCGAAAGTTTTAACgtcgatgaaaaattattcttaccaATGATTGTAGAATGTAACAAGCTTGTTTATTTGACTAGTTTCGaatagttttattaatttttaactgTTATAGTATTTCTATCGAATAGAAATTTATGTGGAAAGTATACagatttgatatttatattagatgCTAAttgtaatatgtaaaaaatctATCATTATATGCTTTCCacataaatgaaaatagtctacaagaagaaatggaatacaatgtataaattaatactacTATGATTTATATGTcatataaatcaaattatattattaaatctatcGATGAAGTAAgagttttaattataatgcgtcaataataaattcaatagaTAAACTTATAAAAGTTATGAAATTATAGAGCTATGggctattaattattttaaatcacaAATAAAAGCTGCCAACACAACTTACTTCGAACGAATTCGACGAAGGTACATGTGCTTTTTAATGAGTTGTTAATCGTAATATACTCGTTTATAATTTTAGGAATAGATGTactctataatataattattatttcgttagatcgaacaaaaattgtatgtatgtaattttaataatatacaactgttttattatttgtcttGCCACGGTACCTCAcaagattttaacattacaAATTGTATAATGACTCGTGAAGTCTCTTAAACCACCTAATCCAATAGCGTAAACATAATATGTTTGAGATCATATGTGTAACTTTACACTTTCAATGTTTCGAGGTCAAATCTTCATGAAAAATCATAATCTAATGAAAAGTTAATATATTGTACAATAGCGTATCTAAATCAGAAGGTACGattgtaagaataaaattagaaagcTCTGTTACCTGTACCTGCACTAGGAATGTTAATCATACTTATTGTATACTCATTGTATAAGCAGTATACAGAGTACtatttttagattattttgCGAAGTTAATCTAAGCTtacgattttctttcaatgAACATTGTCTCAAAGATAATTGTAGTTAATGCATATTATCCTATCATTTTGGATAAATGTGAGTACATAGACACTCATACAATGTGATACAACACAATCCTTCACAATTGCCATTATATTACAATTcatttatcaatataaattactAGCAAATAATCACAAAATTTTATACTAGAGACGATATATTGCACCGTTTTGTGCATAGCACGATTAACATCATTTAGAATTACTAATCTATTCAAATCAGGCAATCTAACAATTCAATTCATTAGACAAATTTTCTGATTATgttaataaaactaaaatataACACATACATTGAAATTTAGTTGCTGTATGCTATATACTTCGCAGGAATAGAATAACACAGcattttaaatgtataatctattatatcattgaacgtaaaattcattatattttacgttCCTTCAACATTACCTTGTAGGTTATCAATATGCAATTTTTCGATCTTTCCTTTATATCAcgagaataaagtaaaatatttctcttaagGATTTCTATCGTGTGTAGTAAGGTGTATTCATAGATCTTAGTGTTTATTCGACCATTGACGGTAATAAATATTGCCAAGCATATTCTAAATCTTTACTAGCATCCGAACAGCGTCGATGAAGTTTATCTTCTGGAGGAAGCGTAACCATAGGAAATTCACCCTGAAATTAGATAATgaagtattaaataattgttaattaaaggATGTAATGTTACGTATTACATGGATGATGGATCGTACCAAATCCGCATCTGCCCATAATGTTTGTAAAATCTCTCTAAAAGTGCAGAGCTCGGTATAATTGGTAAAGTATATCACCCAATCACCGCTATTCTCATGAACCTCCCGACATGCGAATTCCTAAACGTTTGAAATATCATAAGTGCTCGAACAAATgattaagataaaaaggaagaaaagaaacaaatgtaaaataaaaatagataatttaatataattaccaaTATACACCAAGACTGTTCGGGTAAGGGTACTCTGAAAGCTGTTAAGTCTTCCACAGAAGCACATGATAACGTTTGATTGCGCTGACTACCTGGATATACTTCTTTCATAGCAACTAGATGTCTTGTAGTCGTAACAAGACTACAGGGCATAGGCTCTCTCTTATCAGAACAATCAAACAAACCAGACGCACTTTGCACGAAACTTTGCAACCATTCGGAAGCAACATATTCGTCGGGAGCAGCAAATTGAAATGCTTTATTCGGTTTCAAAAGTATTTCGAACGTATGAGGTCGATGTGAATTGGGAATTCTTCTGCAACCTTGACAAAGGCCACCCTTCAGCGGGATGGCACGTTTAGGAAGTCGTTGATTCAAATCTGTAAACATGTAAACTACACCACCTTTAAGAACAAAATATCCGGCTTCCCAAGGATTTATTGGTGCATTAGGATGTATATGCTGATAAGTGTGTGGTCTAAACATAAGATCGCCTTCTTTGGTTGGGCCACACGGTGTACTTGGAGGAGACATGTGCTCATCCTCCATGTAAATAAGGCTGTAATGTTCTATTTTTTCATCCTAAAAGTTAAAAtaagtaagagaaaagaaagaaagaaagaaaaaaaaaaaaacaataaattgcTTGgccaataatataatatacttacaGGATGTACAGCAGTATCGGACAATATAGATTGTTTCAAAATATGCATGTCTTCATAACTTAATTCTTTAACAGCCGGCAATCGGGGTTTCGACGGTGATCTTCTCATGGCTATTTCCAAGTGTGTAATTAATTCAGAGGTGGTGTGCGAACTGCCAGTAGAAAATAGATACTGCATCTCATAATCGGCATTAGAGATAAGAATCGTTTGTGCATTTGGTCCAATCTGAAAGAAATTTGAAACTTTACTGTCAgagtttattatttaattgtagaaactgtaaataatatacccgcacacgcacacgcacacccACGCACAcacaattattatacttttaccATTATAACGTCTAGCTCGTTGTAAGGAATTACAAATTGGTTACTGTAAGAATGATCCAACTTCGAGCCGGTTAAATATAACGTTTTGTCGGTTAATAAAGCGATCATCGGCTTGCTCTCTCCGTTCGTCATGTACGAACTTCTAACTTTATAAACTTTATACAATTCCTCCGTTTTGTCTCTGTAAATATGTTTCTTAAAGGTCTCTCGTAATTTTAGGCTGATTTTCTCTCCGCTAAACTCTTGCTTTTCTGCAGCAACATTTTCTTGTATCTCTCTATCAAGATTATCATTGAAGTCCTTAAACGAATCGTAATTTGCTTTAATTCCTTTGATGTACAACGGATTAGACTTCTGtggtttcttcgtttttttactttcaaattTCCTCTCCGTAATAGATCTCAAAAATCTACTCAACAATGACGTTTTCGATGGTGCTTGCCGTAAA from Vespa crabro chromosome 12, iyVesCrab1.2, whole genome shotgun sequence includes:
- the LOC124428297 gene encoding plexin domain-containing protein 2-like isoform X1, with the protein product MACERWCSERGDYEATGSSSPSQWPYVLLFLVVLLCCGSSSLAIGQFDHEYYSYSGIMSNARSSVDYSLPYLSFAPEEELLVRERRMTNDKDTINSDREPQGEQAGDKIHQQQQQQQQQQQSIQQQQQGLEQTSINHQIIQQPSTLQQNLKHQQEQQQQQQQQQQQQQQQKPVNATSNSQSDDVSYSTISGASENHDAASSTKPSVEVSTQKSEVTSKRNSVFVSQPMNPITGSVSQQPTMSGDTAEEQELNESASGGYVTETVNNQSKKSEVSEPTTEKDNGNEKEQSDTDIGGISITKFSDMNAFNKSLAQNNITKTEMDAHQYYNSTFIVNESVAKGYWVDMDNHPDLRVNHLLSKSHRRATTVKLKFDFPFYGHKVRNITIATGGFLYTGEYVHSWLAATQYIAPLMANFDTRLSNESFVKYADNGTSFTVEWEKVHLQEKHADSSFTFQVTLHQNGDIVFVYSVIPFIIEQIEDTTHPVKVGLSDAYIMDRTVFFVRRKTIYEYHRVNFNRQDIKNWTVIYLRALPTCLEMDNCTDCLTKLTEFDCKWCSELNQCSTGTFRSRQDWLLKGCDIRHIKEVDICPPSTTIYKEQEEGHDHNGHVHTEEDALLSKSVVKKKSPGSSPLEHPRENMNMSVSGIIGILLVVTLIAGLGGWVAYAYRNPHSASGQMLIRYRPSQWSWRRGEARYTAATIHM
- the LOC124428297 gene encoding plexin domain-containing protein 2-like isoform X4 encodes the protein MACERWCSERGDYEATGSSSPSQWPYVLLFLVVLLCCGSSSLAIGQFDHEYYSYSGIMSNARSSVDYSLPYLSFAPEEELLVRERRMTNDKDTINSDREPQGEQAGDKIHQQQQQQQQQQQSIQQQQQGLEQTSINHQIIQQPSTLQQNLKHQQEQQQQQQQQQQQQQQQKPQPTMSGDTAEEQELNESASGGYVTETVNNQSKKSEVSEPTTEKDNGNEKEQSDTDIGGISITKFSDMNAFNKSLAQNNITKTEMDAHQYYNSTFIVNESVAKGYWVDMDNHPDLRVNHLLSKSHRRATTVKLKFDFPFYGHKVRNITIATGGFLYTGEYVHSWLAATQYIAPLMANFDTRLSNESFVKYADNGTSFTVEWEKVHLQEKHADSSFTFQVTLHQNGDIVFVYSVIPFIIEQIEDTTHPVKVGLSDAYIMDRTVFFVRRKTIYEYHRVNFNRQDIKNWTVIYLRALPTCLEMDNCTDCLTKLTEFDCKWCSELNQCSTGTFRSRQDWLLKGCDIRHIKEVDICPPSTTIYKEQEEGHDHNGHVHTEEDALLSKSVVKKKSPGSSPLEHPRENMNMSVSGIIGILLVVTLIAGLGGWVAYAYRNPHSASGQMLIRYRPSQWSWRRGEARYTAATIHM
- the LOC124428297 gene encoding plexin domain-containing protein 2-like isoform X3, whose protein sequence is MACERWCSERGDYEATGSSSPSQWPYVLLFLVVLLCCGSSSLAIGQFDHEYYSYSGIMSNARSSVDYSLPYLSFAPEEELLVRERRMTNDKDTINSDREPQGEQAGDKIHQQQQQQQQQQQSIQQQQQGLEQTSINHQIIQQPSTLQQNLKHQQEQQQQQQQQQQQQQQQKPITGSVSQQPTMSGDTAEEQELNESASGGYVTETVNNQSKKSEVSEPTTEKDNGNEKEQSDTDIGGISITKFSDMNAFNKSLAQNNITKTEMDAHQYYNSTFIVNESVAKGYWVDMDNHPDLRVNHLLSKSHRRATTVKLKFDFPFYGHKVRNITIATGGFLYTGEYVHSWLAATQYIAPLMANFDTRLSNESFVKYADNGTSFTVEWEKVHLQEKHADSSFTFQVTLHQNGDIVFVYSVIPFIIEQIEDTTHPVKVGLSDAYIMDRTVFFVRRKTIYEYHRVNFNRQDIKNWTVIYLRALPTCLEMDNCTDCLTKLTEFDCKWCSELNQCSTGTFRSRQDWLLKGCDIRHIKEVDICPPSTTIYKEQEEGHDHNGHVHTEEDALLSKSVVKKKSPGSSPLEHPRENMNMSVSGIIGILLVVTLIAGLGGWVAYAYRNPHSASGQMLIRYRPSQWSWRRGEARYTAATIHM
- the LOC124428297 gene encoding plexin domain-containing protein 2-like isoform X2 — translated: MACERWCSERGDYEATGSSSPSQWPYVLLFLVVLLCCGSSSLAIGQFDHEYYSYSGIMSNARSSVDYSLPYLSFAPEEELLVRERRMTNDKDTINSDREPQGEQAGDKIHQQQQQQQQQQQSIQQQQQGLEQTSINHQIIQQPSTLQQNLKHQQEQQQQQQQQQQQQQQQKPVNATSNSQSDDVSYSTISGASENHDAASSTKPSVEVSTQKSEVTSKRNSVFVSQPMNPQPTMSGDTAEEQELNESASGGYVTETVNNQSKKSEVSEPTTEKDNGNEKEQSDTDIGGISITKFSDMNAFNKSLAQNNITKTEMDAHQYYNSTFIVNESVAKGYWVDMDNHPDLRVNHLLSKSHRRATTVKLKFDFPFYGHKVRNITIATGGFLYTGEYVHSWLAATQYIAPLMANFDTRLSNESFVKYADNGTSFTVEWEKVHLQEKHADSSFTFQVTLHQNGDIVFVYSVIPFIIEQIEDTTHPVKVGLSDAYIMDRTVFFVRRKTIYEYHRVNFNRQDIKNWTVIYLRALPTCLEMDNCTDCLTKLTEFDCKWCSELNQCSTGTFRSRQDWLLKGCDIRHIKEVDICPPSTTIYKEQEEGHDHNGHVHTEEDALLSKSVVKKKSPGSSPLEHPRENMNMSVSGIIGILLVVTLIAGLGGWVAYAYRNPHSASGQMLIRYRPSQWSWRRGEARYTAATIHM